The DNA window CGGCCATATCTTTTGCGTTTTACTGATAATATGTTTTTATAATACGAGAAATTTTTATCTTATTTATTGGTCCTGGATCCAAGGATTTATCGGCAATTAGTATAGAGACTTACACTTCACATTGACTAAATCTGTTGGTTATTCAATAACTGTGTACCGTGCAATATATTATGCCCTAATTTATTTAGTGTATAATcccttttcaatattttaattataattacgTTCGATTTTTACACTTTGTTTTTGCGGCTGATTTGGGACTAAAAAACGATTCTGCCCACTTTTAGGGTGACCATCAAAAACCTATAATGAAATACCGAATTCTGAAATACCGCATCTGCAACACGTGCGAGTTTAGCTCTCTCTCctgaaagtaaataaatttcatATTATATGCGATTTGTACTAAGAAACATCATGCCAGGAAAGTTGGTAAGATTGTCTAGATCTATATGGAAAGTATTTGGCCTATAACTTACTTTGTTTAGGTGGGCTCCTCGGAGGAAGCCGCTCGAACAGGTACCCAAGCAAATGCACATGCCGAGGATCACAGCGACCTGGAGCACTCCGCTCCAAGTACAGACGATGGCTTTGATGAACCAAAACCCCCAATCGCCAAGAGTGTCCCACCGTCCACTGCCATACCAAAGAAGAATAACTTCAAGCAAAGGGGTAATACCAAGAATGTAAAGCCGCCCACTTTGGAGGAGATGAAGGAGTTGCGAGACACCCAAAACCTCTTCCACTCCAATCTCTTTAAGCTTCAAGTTAAGGAAAtgctggaggagctgcagtTAAAGCAGAAATACACAGATTTCATTGAAAACTGGCTGGAATCCTTTACGGTCTTTACCCGACAGCTAAAGGATGGCTTGATGGAGCGAACCCACTTGGAAGTCCCAATGAAGCTTTCTGAAAAGCCGACCGGATTTGTTTTCTCCAAGCCCACCAGGGAACCTTATCTGATCGGAGCCGCTGCAACGGGCACATTGCTGGGTCCCAAAATTGTAGTGGATGTGGCCTTGGAGATGCCAAAAGAATCCCTGCACAAAGAAGATTACCTAAACCTTCGCTATGACCAGAAGCGAGCTTTGTATCTTACTTATGTGACGGAGAGGATGATGGAGTCCCCAGATTATGCACAAGATCAGTTTAATTTCAACTACTATGCTAACAACCCGCTTAAGCCGGTTCTGGAATTGATCCCAGTTACTAAGCAAGTAAACAAGCATCTGCAAGTGCGGCTGTTCATCACTGCCCCGTTAAGCAGTTTTAAGCCAGGCAGATTTGTTCCCTGGAACAACAATATTCGGCCCTCGTTTTACGGTGACGAATGGGACGAGCAAGATCCGCTGCCCTCCACTCAACACTACAACGCAAACGTACTATTTGATCTAACTTTGTCCGAGAACCAGGCTCAATTGGATAAGGCCTTTAAGAGCAGGCGTAATTTCCAGGACGGTCTGCTGCTCCTTAAAGTATGGTTGCGTCAGCGGCAACTGGATATAGGTTACAGTGGGTTTGGTGCCCACATCCTGGCCGCTTTCATTGTGTACCTAAATAAGCAGCGCATTCTGCATCAGTCAAGCAGCAGTTACCAAGTGGCACGCACTGTATGGAACCAATTGGCGAACACGGACTGGACGAAAGGCATTAGCCTGGCTGTTGATCCCATTCAAACGGAAGAATTAAACAAGTTTGCGGAACACTATGACGTTTGCTTTATAGACTTCACTGGCCAGCATAATCTATGCGCAAATATTCCGCTTTACCTGTATAAGAGAGTTCGAGAGGAGGCCAAACTGGCGGTGGAACTACTAAACGACATGAAGCTAAACAGTTTCCCGCTTATCTTTATGCAAAAGTGTCCACTGTACAGCAGGGTGGATAATATCTTAAAGTATGTGCAGCTAAAATGTTACTTATAATTATAAACTTAAtcaattataaactttattttttccCCAGGATTTCCAATTATTCATGCATAAATCAAATGCTTACACTGCATTCCCAGCCTCGAATTAAGTACGATTTTGCTAATTATGGTTACCCGCAGCTGCTACATTTACTGACAGAGTGAGATAACTAAGCTATTCAGGCAACTTGCaaagaaataataatcataattatAGGCTCCTTAAGAAGGGACTTGCTGAACGTGTCCACTCCATACTACCCCTAGAAACTGCGACAGCCGCCTGGCCTGTGGAAAACAAAGCGCCCGTTATAGGGAAGTATATTCAACTAGGCCTTATACTTCAGCCAGAGCACGCATACGAGGTGTTAAACAAAGGACCTGCTGCCAACGATGATCTTGCGGGAGCTGAAGAATTCCGACGGTTTTGGGGAGAGAAGTCAAACCTTCGTCGGTTTCAGGATGGCAGCATTACAGAAGCTGTGGTTTGGGGGACCGCCCAGGATTCACCCGCCAAGAAGCGACTAATTGTTCGCCATGTTGTGCTGCATCTACTGGAGCATCACCTACAACTGGACAGCAAGGAAGTACAATACATAGGCGGCGAGTTGGACCAAGTCTACAAGCTGTCTCCTTGGTTTAAGGTCAATAAGCTAAAGACTAAGCTGTCACTGGATCAAGACACCGATGCAGAGGCACTTAGTCCGCACGTCATCCGATGTTATGATGAGTTGGCACGTCAACTACACGGGCTGAATGATCTTCCTCTAGAGATAGTCTCCATATCAGGCGTCTCGCCCATTTTCCGATACTGCGAGCCGCAGCCCGTTCTCCCACAGGCGCTTCTGGTAGAAAACCGCATCCTGGCAAGCACCATTCAGCGTGTGGTTATCCAGCTCGGGCAAAGCGGCAAGTGGCCCACTGAACTTGGTGCACTGCGTGCTCTTAAGACTGCCTTCCTTATTGAAATTGGCGAAAAATTGGAGGCGCAGTGCCGGCTTCATTGGGTGATATCCGCCGACGGTCTTCTCGTACTCAAGCAAGGTTACTGCTTCCTTATAGAGCTGGCACACAACAAGGAGCTGGCCCTCCTGAAGCAGGAAGTTACTGAGCGTGGCATAACTACATATGTAGACAATGCAGCCAGTCGTTTCTTAGAGCGTCAACATTATATTCTACCCAAAGTAAGTGGGGCTTTACATTCGCTTCATCAAACTTACAGCGCATTTGGCTCCACTGTGCTGTTGGCCAAGCGCTGGCTGGCCACACAACTGCTGGACGATGGCTTGTGGCCTGATATGGCTACTGAGTTACTGGTGGCGCATCTCTTCCAGCAGCGATATGCACCACAGTCCATAGCGGCACCTCAAACTGGATTCATACGTTTCCTGCAGCTGCTTTCCCATAGCGATTTTAATGGAGAGCTCTTCCTGCTTAACTTCAACAATAGCTGGCAGGGTAAGTTCTTTGTCATCACTTAATAAtgttataatataattaaactTTACGTTCTCAAGAACAACAAATTGCCGATCTGGAGCACAACTATCGCAGCAACCGTCAGAGTTATCCTCCTTTGGCTGTGGCCACCTCCTACGATATGCAGCATGCCGGACGATTGTGGACGTCGGATCAGTCCCCCAGCCAACGGGTGCTTGGACATGTGACGCGACTGGCCCGTCGAGCGCTCGAGATTATCGAAACCAGCCTGATGTCGAAAGATCTGAGGTTTGTGCGGCCGGCCCAATTATTTCGAGCTTCCAACGAGGGCTACGATCTGGTTATACAATTCAAGCCAGATCTGGTGCCGAACTCCTTAAGCTACGATCTGGGGTCACCATTTGTTTCATTTAGCCAGCCAAACTTTAGCTTGCCCCGCGCGGGATCAGATTACATTGCCCGAATTGTGGGACTACTAAGAGTAAGATGTTATAAAGcagaaaattatttgaaaattctCATTTCCCCTCTTCTTGCCGGTAGTCTGCATACTCCgactttgctgcgttctttTACAATCCGCACGGAGGCAAGGAACTGGCCATTGTATGGCGGCCCACAACGGAATTCGCTGCAAAGCCTTTCAAGGTCACAGAGCTGCAGGCATGCAGGCCTTGTGGTAATGGAAAGGTCCAAGTTCTCAAGGAAACGCTGCTCGAGGACTTCAAACTCTTACTGAAAGATTTCTACCTGCGCATCGCCACACCAGAGGAGCTCAAGCGGGAACAGCGCGAGCATCAGAAGCCCATGCGATACTTTGAAGCCAACCAGGCAGTGGAGGAGTCGAAACCAAAGCCGAAAAAGCATAGGAAACGCAAGGGCACCGGGAAAGAAGCACCACCCAAAAAGAAACGCCTAATAAAAAGCTCGACCCTTAAGGCCTTGAAATAGTTATAGAAATATGTAGCTAAAATATGTTACTAAGTTAAACAAAATAGCTTTAATTTTGGTTAAAAAAAACTGGCATATAGCAGCATAAGAAATTGCGAGAAACGGTGATATAAAAACAATAGCATTACTGATGTTTCTTGATGGACGCGTTTTGCCTGAAGCTTTTCGTGATCACAATTGAGATTCGTCCAACCCGTATGTTGGCTTCCTTATT is part of the Drosophila sechellia strain sech25 chromosome 3R, ASM438219v1, whole genome shotgun sequence genome and encodes:
- the LOC6616913 gene encoding nucleolar protein 6 → MRFVLRNIMPGKLVGSSEEAARTGTQANAHAEDHSDLEHSAPSTDDGFDEPKPPIAKSVPPSTAIPKKNNFKQRGNTKNVKPPTLEEMKELRDTQNLFHSNLFKLQVKEMLEELQLKQKYTDFIENWLESFTVFTRQLKDGLMERTHLEVPMKLSEKPTGFVFSKPTREPYLIGAAATGTLLGPKIVVDVALEMPKESLHKEDYLNLRYDQKRALYLTYVTERMMESPDYAQDQFNFNYYANNPLKPVLELIPVTKQVNKHLQVRLFITAPLSSFKPGRFVPWNNNIRPSFYGDEWDEQDPLPSTQHYNANVLFDLTLSENQAQLDKAFKSRRNFQDGLLLLKVWLRQRQLDIGYSGFGAHILAAFIVYLNKQRILHQSSSSYQVARTVWNQLANTDWTKGISLAVDPIQTEELNKFAEHYDVCFIDFTGQHNLCANIPLYLYKRVREEAKLAVELLNDMKLNSFPLIFMQKCPLYSRVDNILKISNYSCINQMLTLHSQPRIKYDFANYGYPQLLHLLTELLKKGLAERVHSILPLETATAAWPVENKAPVIGKYIQLGLILQPEHAYEVLNKGPAANDDLAGAEEFRRFWGEKSNLRRFQDGSITEAVVWGTAQDSPAKKRLIVRHVVLHLLEHHLQLDSKEVQYIGGELDQVYKLSPWFKVNKLKTKLSLDQDTDAEALSPHVIRCYDELARQLHGLNDLPLEIVSISGVSPIFRYCEPQPVLPQALLVENRILASTIQRVVIQLGQSGKWPTELGALRALKTAFLIEIGEKLEAQCRLHWVISADGLLVLKQGYCFLIELAHNKELALLKQEVTERGITTYVDNAASRFLERQHYILPKVSGALHSLHQTYSAFGSTVLLAKRWLATQLLDDGLWPDMATELLVAHLFQQRYAPQSIAAPQTGFIRFLQLLSHSDFNGELFLLNFNNSWQEQQIADLEHNYRSNRQSYPPLAVATSYDMQHAGRLWTSDQSPSQRVLGHVTRLARRALEIIETSLMSKDLRFVRPAQLFRASNEGYDLVIQFKPDLVPNSLSYDLGSPFVSFSQPNFSLPRAGSDYIARIVGLLRSAYSDFAAFFYNPHGGKELAIVWRPTTEFAAKPFKVTELQACRPCGNGKVQVLKETLLEDFKLLLKDFYLRIATPEELKREQREHQKPMRYFEANQAVEESKPKPKKHRKRKGTGKEAPPKKKRLIKSSTLKALK